CACCTACCTCCGCTGGAACAACTTCTCGCCCGGCTCGGACAAGAAGCTGGACGAGATCGGCCAGCGCTTCACCAAGGACACCGGCATCAAGATCCGCATCGACGGCATCGCCCACGCCCAGCAGGCGGCGAAGTACGCGTCCGAGGTCCAGAGCCAGGCCGGGCACGACCTAGTCGAGATGCGCATGCACTTCCCCTGGCTCTACGAGCCCCAACTCGTGGACGTGTCCGAC
This Candidatus Rokuibacteriota bacterium DNA region includes the following protein-coding sequences:
- a CDS encoding twin-arginine translocation signal domain-containing protein, with the translated sequence MEPISRRRFLTTTAGLAGILATGVPPARGQQREITYLRWNNFSPGSDKKLDEIGQRFTKDTGIKIRIDGIAHAQQAAKYASEVQSQAGHDLVEMRMHFPWLYEPQLVDVSD